One Bremerella sp. JC817 genomic window carries:
- a CDS encoding Gfo/Idh/MocA family oxidoreductase, which produces MRQPSLSRRSFLRTSAAAAMVAGTGFHSLASAAESKSPNELLDIACIGVANRAAENVRGVSGQNLVAMCDIDDNYLNQALKQYSDKKSNRYNDFRVLLDKEKSIDAVVVSTPDHTHAPASMWAMQLGKHCYCEKPLTHTVHEAREMTNYAVKHKLATQMGTQIHAGDNYRRVVEAIQAGAVGDVTHVDVWVGKGWGGGTIPTDPPPVPKNVHWDLWLGPAAERAYSPVYMPAQWRRWWDFGGGTLGDMGCHYIDLVFWALKLKYPTTIEAEGPSPDPNTAPLGLTVNYTFPKTDVAPAVTMKWRDGDHCPREINGQAVPGSGVVFHGTKGMMIATYGDFKLLPEDKFTDWKAPEQTIPRSIGHYEEWIKACKEGTPTTCSFDYSGPLTETVLLGNVAFRTGGPIEWDAKSLKVTNNDSANQYIERKYREGWRI; this is translated from the coding sequence ATGCGACAGCCGTCTCTCAGTCGTCGTTCCTTTCTCCGCACCTCTGCCGCAGCCGCTATGGTTGCTGGCACTGGCTTTCACTCGCTGGCATCCGCAGCCGAATCGAAGTCGCCCAACGAACTTCTCGATATCGCGTGTATCGGTGTTGCTAATCGTGCCGCCGAGAACGTCAGAGGGGTCAGTGGCCAAAACCTCGTGGCCATGTGCGATATCGACGACAACTACCTGAATCAGGCCCTCAAGCAGTACTCCGATAAGAAATCGAATCGCTACAACGATTTCCGAGTCCTACTCGACAAGGAGAAGTCGATCGACGCCGTAGTGGTCAGCACGCCAGACCATACCCACGCTCCGGCTTCGATGTGGGCCATGCAGTTGGGCAAGCATTGCTACTGCGAAAAGCCACTGACGCACACAGTACACGAAGCCCGCGAGATGACGAACTACGCTGTCAAACACAAGCTGGCGACGCAGATGGGAACGCAGATCCATGCCGGCGACAACTACCGCCGCGTGGTCGAAGCGATCCAGGCCGGCGCTGTCGGCGACGTCACGCACGTCGATGTGTGGGTCGGTAAAGGCTGGGGCGGCGGTACGATCCCGACCGATCCACCACCGGTCCCCAAGAACGTTCACTGGGACCTTTGGCTCGGCCCAGCAGCCGAACGAGCTTACTCGCCAGTCTACATGCCAGCCCAATGGCGTCGCTGGTGGGACTTCGGTGGCGGTACGCTTGGTGACATGGGCTGCCACTACATCGACCTGGTGTTCTGGGCTTTGAAACTGAAGTACCCAACCACGATCGAAGCGGAAGGTCCTTCGCCAGATCCGAACACCGCGCCGCTCGGCCTGACGGTGAACTACACGTTCCCGAAGACCGACGTCGCACCGGCCGTCACCATGAAGTGGCGTGACGGCGATCATTGCCCACGCGAGATCAACGGGCAAGCGGTTCCTGGCAGTGGCGTGGTCTTCCACGGTACCAAGGGAATGATGATCGCGACCTACGGCGACTTCAAACTGCTGCCGGAAGATAAGTTCACCGACTGGAAAGCTCCAGAGCAAACCATTCCGCGGTCGATTGGCCACTACGAAGAATGGATCAAGGCTTGCAAAGAAGGTACGCCAACGACCTGTAGCTTCGACTACAGCGGTCCGTTGACCGAAACCGTCTTGCTGGGAAACGTCGCCTTCCGCACCGGCGGTCCAATTGAATGGGACGCCAAGTCGTTGAAGGTCACCAATAACGATTCCGCCAACCAGTACATCGAGCGGAAGTACCGCGAAGGCTGGCGAATCTAA
- a CDS encoding VOC family protein, with translation MTRPLPLKGLNHLALAVRDTAVSRDFYRDVLGFREVQRPPFDFPGAWLVGYGIQIHILETEHLGQFGEGPNSRADHYAFAMDDSATLVEILNEHGIPFIQRVNAGNIHQTFFQDPDGHSIEVAVYPADPPFID, from the coding sequence ATGACACGACCACTCCCGTTGAAGGGACTAAATCACTTGGCCCTGGCCGTTCGCGACACCGCGGTAAGCCGCGACTTCTACCGCGATGTCCTTGGTTTTCGCGAGGTGCAACGACCTCCTTTCGATTTCCCAGGGGCCTGGCTGGTGGGCTATGGAATTCAGATTCATATCCTGGAAACCGAGCACCTCGGTCAGTTCGGCGAAGGCCCCAACTCGCGCGCCGATCACTACGCGTTTGCCATGGACGATAGTGCCACGCTGGTTGAGATCTTGAACGAACATGGCATCCCGTTCATCCAACGCGTCAACGCAGGCAACATCCATCAAACGTTCTTCCAAGACCCGGACGGGCACTCGATTGAAGTGGCCGTCTACCCGGCCGATCCGCCGTTCATCGACTAG
- the tdh gene encoding L-threonine 3-dehydrogenase translates to MKALVKRHAEKGLWLEDVPEPTIGINDVLIKTLKTGICGTDVHIYKWDAWAQKTIPVPMVVGHEFVGEIVEVGSNVHIFEPGQIVSGEGHVVCGKCRNCMAGRRHLCAETVGIGVNRPGAFAEYISIPMTNVWHHADGIPLDVASIFDPFGNAVHTALTFPVLGEDVLITGAGPIGCMAAAVCQYAGARYVVVTDVNPWRLELAKKLGATRVVDVRKEKLSDVQKELGMVEGFDVGLEMSGNAIAFRDMIANMSHGGKIAMLGIPPDEISIDWNDVIFNMLTIKGIYGRQMYETWYQMTVLLQGGLDISPVITHHLPFTEYEAGFEAMFSGQSGKVVLDWAELT, encoded by the coding sequence ATGAAAGCGCTCGTCAAGCGTCATGCGGAAAAAGGGTTGTGGCTGGAAGACGTCCCGGAACCAACCATTGGTATTAACGACGTTCTGATCAAGACCTTGAAGACCGGCATCTGCGGTACCGACGTCCACATCTACAAGTGGGATGCCTGGGCTCAGAAAACCATTCCGGTTCCGATGGTCGTCGGTCACGAGTTCGTTGGCGAGATTGTCGAAGTTGGCTCGAACGTTCATATCTTCGAGCCGGGCCAGATCGTCAGTGGCGAAGGTCACGTCGTCTGTGGCAAGTGCCGCAACTGCATGGCCGGTCGTCGTCACCTGTGTGCGGAAACGGTCGGCATCGGCGTGAATCGCCCAGGGGCTTTCGCGGAATACATTTCGATTCCGATGACCAACGTCTGGCATCATGCCGATGGCATTCCGCTCGACGTCGCTTCGATCTTCGATCCGTTCGGCAACGCCGTGCACACCGCCCTCACCTTCCCGGTTCTGGGCGAAGACGTCCTGATCACCGGGGCTGGTCCCATCGGCTGCATGGCCGCTGCGGTCTGTCAGTATGCCGGGGCTCGCTACGTGGTGGTGACCGACGTCAATCCATGGCGTTTGGAACTGGCTAAGAAGCTGGGTGCGACTCGTGTCGTCGACGTTCGTAAAGAAAAGCTGAGCGACGTCCAAAAAGAACTGGGCATGGTCGAGGGCTTTGACGTTGGCTTGGAAATGTCGGGCAACGCGATCGCCTTCCGCGACATGATTGCCAACATGAGCCATGGCGGCAAGATCGCGATGCTCGGCATTCCGCCAGATGAAATCTCGATCGACTGGAATGATGTGATCTTCAACATGCTGACGATCAAAGGCATCTACGGCCGTCAGATGTACGAGACCTGGTACCAGATGACGGTGCTGCTGCAGGGCGGCTTGGACATCAGCCCGGTCATCACGCACCATCTGCCATTCACCGAATATGAAGCAGGCTTCGAGGCGATGTTCTCAGGCCAGTCTGGCAAAGTCGTTCTCGACTGGGCCGAACTTACGTAA
- a CDS encoding glycine C-acetyltransferase translates to MWNSDIQSRYAGILSEIQEAGLYKNERTILSPQKSKIDLPQQQSVLNMCANNYLGLSDNAEIIAAAKEGLERWGYGLSSVRFICGTQQSHQSLEHELTKFLGMEDTILYSSCFDANGGLFETILGPEDAIISDELNHASIIDGVRLCKAKRFRYKNNDMSDLEAKLKEASDARVKLIATDGVFSMDGYICNLPDLCDLADKYGAMVMVDDSHAVGFMGKHGRGTHEHHDVIDRIDIITGTLGKALGGASGGYTSGRKEIIDLLRQRSRPYLFSNTLAPPIVAGSLKALELIQASTALRDKLETNTKFFREEIAKLGLDVLPGEHPIVPVMFYDAKVAADFSERLLKRGVYVIGFSYPVVPQGKARIRTQVSAGHSLEELKFAVEQFAAVKAELGL, encoded by the coding sequence ATGTGGAATTCGGACATTCAATCGCGTTACGCCGGCATCTTGAGCGAGATCCAAGAGGCAGGCCTGTACAAGAACGAGCGAACGATCCTGTCGCCGCAGAAGTCGAAGATCGACCTGCCGCAGCAGCAATCGGTGCTGAACATGTGCGCGAACAACTATCTCGGCCTGTCGGACAATGCCGAGATTATCGCCGCCGCTAAAGAAGGGCTGGAACGCTGGGGCTACGGCCTGTCGTCGGTTCGCTTCATTTGTGGCACGCAGCAATCGCACCAGTCGCTGGAACACGAACTGACGAAGTTCCTGGGGATGGAAGACACCATCCTCTATTCGTCGTGCTTCGATGCCAACGGCGGCTTGTTCGAGACGATCCTCGGCCCGGAAGATGCCATCATCTCGGACGAGTTGAACCACGCCAGCATCATCGACGGCGTTCGTCTCTGTAAGGCGAAGCGGTTCCGTTACAAAAACAACGACATGAGCGACCTGGAAGCCAAGCTGAAGGAAGCATCGGATGCTCGCGTTAAATTGATTGCCACGGACGGCGTCTTCAGCATGGACGGCTACATCTGCAATCTTCCGGACCTGTGCGATTTGGCCGACAAGTACGGCGCGATGGTCATGGTCGACGACTCGCACGCGGTCGGTTTCATGGGTAAGCATGGGCGAGGCACGCACGAGCATCACGACGTGATCGATCGCATCGACATCATCACCGGTACCCTCGGCAAGGCGCTGGGTGGTGCCTCAGGCGGTTACACCAGCGGCCGAAAAGAAATCATCGACCTACTGCGTCAGCGATCGCGACCTTACCTCTTCTCGAACACCTTGGCCCCGCCAATCGTGGCAGGCTCGCTGAAGGCGCTGGAGCTGATCCAAGCTTCGACCGCTTTGCGTGACAAGCTGGAGACGAACACCAAGTTCTTCCGGGAAGAGATCGCCAAATTGGGGCTCGATGTGCTGCCAGGCGAACACCCCATTGTGCCGGTGATGTTCTACGATGCCAAAGTGGCCGCCGATTTCTCTGAACGTTTGCTCAAACGGGGTGTCTACGTGATTGGGTTCTCCTACCCGGTGGTGCCTCAGGGTAAGGCTCGAATCCGTACCCAGGTCTCGGCTGGTCATTCCCTGGAAGAGCTGAAGTTTGCCGTGGAACAGTTCGCAGCCGTCAAAGCGGAACTGGGCCTGTAA
- a CDS encoding homoserine dehydrogenase, with product MHKTKVAIVGVGTVGAGVAKILLDHGDRTARNAGTTLWLEKAVVRDLSRARDCELPEGVLTDDLNEVTNDPDIKVVAQLIGGIEPARTIMLKLLESGKDIVTANKALIAEHGAELFARARELGRCIAFDAAVAGGIPIITNLSQCLTANRVTSLSGILNGTSNFIASAMEEQEASYKWAVKEAQRLGYAEADPTMDVDGTDAAQKLAILAHIAFGVKIDWKSIPREGIDKLQPVDIRFAKELGYRIKLLASAQLSDDGLEVHVSPTLIREGEPLAEVRGPFNAISVVGDQVGPLFFHGQGAGQKPTASSVAADMIDMAVGRTALTFRTLKLFTETHSDIQVCTSDKIRGRHYFRFSVEDQPGVLADIARVLGDQGISIASVIQHEPEHLDGDTKTYVPLVIMTHVATQGQAGKALEIIAKMPSVKPGARKMLVQD from the coding sequence ATGCACAAAACGAAGGTCGCCATTGTCGGCGTAGGAACCGTCGGAGCCGGCGTCGCCAAAATCCTGCTTGATCACGGTGATCGTACCGCGCGTAACGCCGGAACCACGCTGTGGTTAGAGAAAGCAGTCGTCCGCGATCTGAGCCGGGCTCGCGATTGCGAATTGCCCGAAGGCGTGCTGACGGACGACCTGAACGAAGTCACCAACGACCCAGATATTAAGGTCGTCGCGCAGCTGATTGGGGGGATCGAACCGGCCCGCACCATCATGCTGAAGCTGCTGGAAAGTGGCAAAGATATTGTCACTGCCAATAAAGCGCTGATTGCGGAACATGGTGCCGAACTGTTCGCTCGGGCCCGCGAACTGGGGCGCTGCATCGCATTCGACGCGGCGGTCGCCGGTGGGATTCCGATCATCACCAATCTCAGCCAGTGCCTGACCGCTAACCGGGTCACCTCCCTCAGCGGCATCTTGAACGGCACCTCGAACTTCATTGCTTCGGCGATGGAAGAACAAGAGGCCAGCTATAAGTGGGCCGTCAAAGAAGCCCAGCGACTTGGCTATGCCGAAGCTGACCCAACGATGGACGTCGACGGCACCGATGCCGCTCAAAAGCTGGCGATCCTGGCCCACATCGCGTTTGGCGTGAAGATCGACTGGAAGAGCATCCCACGCGAAGGGATCGACAAACTTCAGCCGGTCGATATTCGCTTTGCAAAAGAGCTGGGCTACCGCATCAAACTGCTGGCCTCGGCCCAATTGAGTGACGATGGCCTGGAAGTCCATGTTTCTCCGACGCTGATCCGCGAAGGGGAACCTTTGGCGGAAGTTCGTGGCCCGTTCAATGCCATCAGTGTCGTTGGCGATCAGGTCGGTCCGCTCTTCTTCCATGGCCAAGGTGCCGGGCAGAAGCCAACCGCATCGTCGGTGGCCGCCGACATGATCGACATGGCAGTCGGACGCACCGCGTTGACCTTCCGTACGCTGAAGCTGTTCACCGAAACGCACAGCGATATTCAGGTCTGCACGTCCGACAAGATCCGCGGTCGCCATTACTTCCGCTTCAGCGTCGAAGACCAGCCAGGCGTGTTGGCCGACATCGCTCGAGTTCTGGGAGACCAGGGAATCTCGATCGCGTCGGTGATTCAGCACGAGCCAGAACATCTCGACGGCGACACCAAAACGTACGTTCCGCTGGTCATCATGACCCATGTGGCAACCCAAGGCCAGGCAGGCAAAGCGTTGGAAATCATCGCGAAAATGCCTTCGGTCAAACCGGGTGCCCGCAAGATGCTGGTCCAAGACTAA
- a CDS encoding cofactor-independent phosphoglycerate mutase: protein MKYAIVIPDGCADEPQESLGGKTPLEAANIPNMDAVAKAGVVGRADNVPSHLPAGSDVANLSLLGYSPLEYFTGRAPLEAAAQGIQLGADDWAVRCNLVTIQDQIMKSFTAGQISTEEAKALLESAQQELAGEGVEFHPGVSYRNLLIYRGEGRPAPFTMDTRTTPPHDLSDKSVADSYPRGLGSDWLADMMSRSVELFANHPVNQKRIAEGKPPATNVWLWGLGRRPALTPFADLYGKTGKMITAVDLLRGLAALIGWDRIEVPGATGYLDTDYAAKGQYAIDALDSTDVICVHVEATDEASHEGSVEEKIKALEAIDGKIVGPLHEALKKHGEYRLIVLPDHPTFCRTKTHSHGFVPLAMCGSDIEADSFETYNERNADASSLSFDEGWKMMPHFLGV, encoded by the coding sequence ATGAAATACGCGATTGTCATTCCCGACGGCTGCGCTGATGAACCGCAAGAGTCGCTCGGTGGTAAGACCCCACTGGAAGCCGCCAACATCCCGAACATGGACGCCGTCGCGAAAGCTGGCGTTGTCGGCCGTGCGGACAACGTTCCAAGCCATCTGCCGGCCGGAAGCGACGTCGCCAACCTCAGCCTTCTTGGTTACAGCCCTCTGGAATACTTCACCGGCCGCGCTCCGCTGGAAGCCGCCGCCCAAGGCATTCAACTCGGTGCCGACGACTGGGCTGTCCGCTGCAACCTGGTGACGATCCAAGACCAGATCATGAAGAGCTTCACGGCGGGACAAATCTCGACCGAAGAAGCCAAGGCACTGCTCGAATCCGCTCAGCAGGAGCTGGCCGGCGAAGGAGTCGAGTTCCATCCGGGCGTCAGCTACCGCAACCTGCTGATCTATCGTGGCGAAGGGCGTCCGGCTCCGTTCACGATGGATACCCGCACCACGCCACCGCACGACCTAAGCGACAAGTCGGTCGCCGACAGCTATCCGCGAGGCCTGGGCAGTGACTGGCTTGCCGACATGATGAGCCGCAGCGTCGAGCTGTTCGCCAACCATCCGGTCAATCAAAAGCGCATCGCCGAAGGCAAGCCGCCAGCGACCAACGTCTGGCTATGGGGTCTGGGTCGTCGCCCTGCCCTGACGCCGTTTGCGGACCTGTATGGCAAAACCGGCAAGATGATCACCGCCGTCGACTTGCTGCGAGGCCTGGCCGCGCTGATCGGTTGGGATCGCATCGAAGTCCCAGGAGCAACCGGCTACCTCGACACCGACTACGCCGCGAAGGGCCAGTATGCGATCGACGCGTTGGACTCGACCGACGTGATCTGTGTACATGTCGAAGCCACCGACGAAGCCTCGCATGAAGGTAGCGTCGAAGAAAAGATTAAGGCCCTGGAAGCGATCGACGGAAAGATCGTCGGCCCACTGCATGAAGCCCTGAAGAAGCATGGCGAATATCGTTTGATCGTGTTGCCCGATCATCCGACTTTCTGCCGTACCAAAACCCACAGCCATGGCTTCGTGCCACTTGCCATGTGTGGCAGTGACATCGAAGCAGACTCGTTTGAAACCTACAACGAGCGCAACGCCGACGCTTCGTCGCTAAGCTTCGATGAAGGTTGGAAGATGATGCCTCACTTCCTCGGCGTGTAA
- a CDS encoding aspartate kinase, with protein sequence MSLIVQKFGGTSVADCEKIVAAARKAIRAQREGHQVVMVVSAMGKNTDVLVDLAQQVSDNPPAREMDMLLSTGEQVSVALMAMAIDALGSKAVSLTGAQIGIRTDSTHTKARIRSIETSRVKELLDEGNIVIAAGFQGIDENYNITTLGRGGSDTTAVALAAVLDADACEIYTDVDGVYTTDPRVLPEARRVPQIAYDEMLELASLGAGVMHSRSIEFAKKFGVPIHVRSSFTDIPGTLIVQDPESKTRPVSGAAITKNEARITLEGIPDEPGVSLELFRRIAAKAISVDMIVQNISSDGKANISFTVPKNELKVTLDAVKQASELLRPENVTYDEHVSKVSVVGLQMANVPGVADKMFRVLSSEGINIQAISTSEIKISVLVAQSDAQKALQIVHNGFELDVTPEDSPLEVSAVRVRDVTDPAVVVQRLREMEDLAIDDIQLDRSQALLAVRRVPDRPGIAAQIFESVASKGINIDVIIQNVGRDGCANVSFTCPASDYEKAYAALEEVVKELGDGEVQGNREAAKLSVSGIGLRSHTGVGVRMFKALSSAGINVDLLSTSEVRVNVIVDEHEGEPGLKALEEAFKDVLIDT encoded by the coding sequence ATGTCATTGATTGTTCAAAAGTTCGGGGGAACCAGCGTCGCTGATTGCGAGAAGATTGTCGCCGCCGCGCGAAAAGCGATTCGCGCGCAGCGTGAAGGTCACCAGGTGGTGATGGTCGTCAGTGCGATGGGTAAAAATACCGACGTGCTGGTCGATCTCGCGCAGCAAGTGAGCGACAATCCCCCTGCCCGCGAAATGGACATGTTGCTGTCGACTGGCGAACAGGTCAGCGTCGCGTTGATGGCGATGGCGATCGACGCCCTCGGCTCGAAAGCGGTCAGCTTGACCGGTGCCCAGATCGGTATCCGCACCGACAGTACTCACACCAAAGCACGTATCCGTTCGATCGAAACGTCGCGCGTCAAAGAGTTGCTTGACGAAGGCAACATCGTGATCGCTGCCGGTTTCCAGGGTATCGACGAGAACTACAACATCACGACCCTCGGTCGCGGCGGTAGCGACACGACCGCCGTGGCTTTGGCCGCCGTGCTGGATGCCGACGCGTGTGAAATCTACACCGATGTCGACGGCGTCTATACGACCGATCCACGCGTTCTGCCAGAAGCCCGTCGCGTTCCGCAAATCGCTTACGACGAAATGCTGGAACTGGCGAGCCTGGGTGCCGGCGTGATGCACAGCCGTTCGATCGAGTTCGCCAAGAAGTTCGGTGTGCCGATCCATGTGCGAAGCAGCTTCACCGATATCCCTGGCACGTTGATCGTTCAGGACCCGGAATCGAAGACCCGCCCTGTCAGCGGCGCTGCGATCACCAAGAACGAGGCCCGAATCACGCTGGAAGGCATTCCGGACGAACCAGGCGTCTCGCTGGAACTGTTCCGCCGAATTGCCGCGAAGGCGATTTCGGTCGACATGATCGTCCAGAACATCAGTTCGGACGGCAAGGCGAACATCTCCTTCACCGTTCCCAAGAACGAATTGAAGGTCACGCTCGACGCCGTTAAACAGGCCTCGGAACTGCTTCGCCCAGAAAACGTCACCTACGACGAACATGTCTCGAAGGTCTCGGTCGTCGGCCTCCAAATGGCGAACGTCCCTGGTGTCGCCGACAAGATGTTCCGCGTTCTGTCGAGCGAAGGCATCAACATCCAGGCCATCTCGACCTCGGAAATCAAGATCTCGGTCCTGGTCGCCCAGTCCGATGCCCAGAAGGCTCTGCAGATCGTCCACAATGGCTTCGAGCTTGATGTGACGCCAGAAGATTCGCCACTGGAAGTGAGTGCCGTCCGCGTTCGCGACGTGACCGATCCAGCCGTTGTCGTGCAGCGTCTGCGTGAGATGGAAGACCTGGCGATCGACGATATCCAACTCGATCGCAGCCAGGCCCTGCTGGCCGTTCGCCGTGTGCCCGATCGCCCTGGCATCGCCGCTCAGATCTTTGAATCGGTCGCGTCGAAGGGGATCAACATCGACGTGATCATCCAGAACGTCGGCCGCGATGGATGTGCCAACGTCAGCTTTACCTGCCCTGCCTCCGACTACGAAAAGGCTTACGCAGCCTTGGAGGAGGTCGTGAAAGAGCTAGGGGACGGCGAAGTTCAAGGCAACCGCGAAGCTGCCAAGCTATCGGTCAGCGGGATTGGCTTGCGAAGCCACACCGGTGTCGGCGTCCGCATGTTCAAGGCTTTGAGCAGTGCCGGCATCAACGTCGATCTGCTCAGTACTTCGGAAGTTCGTGTCAACGTGATCGTCGACGAGCACGAAGGCGAGCCAGGCCTGAAGGCATTAGAAGAAGCATTCAAAGATGTTTTGATCGATACCTAA
- a CDS encoding bifunctional nuclease family protein, giving the protein MPIQMELSRIIISEINDQQVIYLKEVDGDRQFPIMIGIFEATSIHRRVKDFIPPRPLTHDLIVSIVERLGGELDSVVVTDLKEGTYYANLRVKVDGELVSIDARPSDAIAVAVTSQPHLPIYVEEHVLEESEV; this is encoded by the coding sequence ATGCCAATCCAAATGGAGCTCTCGCGGATCATCATCAGCGAGATAAACGACCAGCAGGTTATCTATCTGAAAGAAGTCGACGGAGATCGCCAATTTCCGATCATGATTGGCATCTTCGAGGCGACGAGCATTCATCGTCGCGTGAAGGACTTCATCCCGCCTCGACCGCTGACGCATGATTTGATCGTCAGTATCGTGGAACGCCTGGGAGGCGAACTCGACAGCGTGGTGGTCACCGATCTGAAGGAAGGGACCTATTACGCCAATCTGCGCGTGAAGGTCGATGGCGAACTGGTCTCGATCGATGCCCGGCCTTCGGACGCGATTGCCGTTGCGGTCACCAGTCAGCCCCACCTGCCGATCTACGTGGAAGAACACGTGCTGGAAGAGTCGGAAGTCTAA